GTTAACCATGCAATTAGTGACGAAAGATACAAATTCTGAGATTACAGTCAATGATGCTGTCTTTTCATATGATTATAATGAAGGTTTAATTCATCAAGCCGTTGTGGCCTTCATGAATAAGGCACGTTCTGGTAATAGTGCCCAAAAAACACGATCTGAAGTAAGTGGCGGTGGCAAAAAGCCTTGGAATCAGAAAGGAACCGGACGAGCAAGAGCTGGTACTATTCGCAGCCCATTATGGCGTTCAGGCGGTGTGACTTTTGCTTCAAAAAAACGAGATTATTCACAAAAAATTAATAAAAAAATGTACAAACGCGCATTGCGTAGTATAATCTCCGAGCTCAACCGCAATGGAAGTCTGATTGTTGTCAGTGACTTTCAGTGTTCATCCTTAAAAACCAAGGATTTTATTAGTAAGATGGCGGATTTGCAGCTTACGAATGCATTGGTTGTTATGAAAGAAGTCGGTGAGTTTGAATATTTGGCTTCACGCAATCTTATAGATTTTGACGTCTGTGATGTCACTGGCTTGGACCCAGTAGCGCTGTTGCGATTTGAAAACGTTGTGATGACTGAAGAAGCCATTAAACAATTAGAGGAGCAGTTACAATGAATCCTGAACGGTTAATAATGGTTCTTCGTGAACCGCATACCTCTGAAAAAGCAACCATTATGGCTGAGCGGTTTAAGCAATTTACATTTAAAGTATTGAGAACAGCGACTAAGGGAGAAGTAAAGCAAGCTGTTGAACAGATGTTTAATGTGAAAGTCAAAAGTGTATCTGTCATCAATGTTAAAGGAAAAGTAAACGTTTCCGTCAACTGAATGGTAAACGCAGTGACTGGAAAAAAGCATTTGTTTCCTTGCAGCCAGGGTATGACATCGACTTCACTGTGACAGAATAAGAAAGGCGAATAAAGATGGCATTATTAAAATCAAAACCAACATCACCGGGTAAACGGGGTGAACTGCGAGTAGTTCATCACCATATTCATAAAGGAAAACCGCATTCAGCTTTAATTGAAAAGCTAAATAAAACTGGTGGAAGAAATAATCAGGGCAGAATTACTGTTCGTCACATTGGTGGTG
This genomic interval from Legionella oakridgensis ATCC 33761 = DSM 21215 contains the following:
- the rplD gene encoding 50S ribosomal protein L4, whose protein sequence is MQLVTKDTNSEITVNDAVFSYDYNEGLIHQAVVAFMNKARSGNSAQKTRSEVSGGGKKPWNQKGTGRARAGTIRSPLWRSGGVTFASKKRDYSQKINKKMYKRALRSIISELNRNGSLIVVSDFQCSSLKTKDFISKMADLQLTNALVVMKEVGEFEYLASRNLIDFDVCDVTGLDPVALLRFENVVMTEEAIKQLEEQLQ